In the Helianthus annuus cultivar XRQ/B chromosome 11, HanXRQr2.0-SUNRISE, whole genome shotgun sequence genome, one interval contains:
- the LOC110907419 gene encoding protein SABRE-like, which translates to MSPVKFLFTFLFVALALWLFLLLVSKLAALFLSRVLKASVGFRLCGFRRLKDVRIDFQRGGVESVSVGEIKLCLQQSLVQLVGGGDFISKDPKLQLRISNLEVVTRVSAKSSKKTTPRKPKKSSGSKPGKGKVMAVANMARFLSLSIRDLVVKTPKATVEIKELGVDMSKDQGSKPSMYLKLQILPIAIHLGEPHVTAGDASTIDKSSAHFVCEEFGLLFEFASHREMGVSAKNVDISLGEISVDLNEDLISKKKKPSDTHVDEPPVQPPATESDIIAKKEQKKQATLAAITKNAPFFPEKFSLTLPKLDVKFVHKEHCVVMENNITAVQFKIIKSRSFEDESTRIDLQLDFSEIHILKEGGSSVINLHKLAVLSFVYIPLQPTSPIKSEIDIKLGGTHCNIIMARLKPLMKLRPPKKNKTPQKEESGRPVKVQSGDDEFKVLVWTFTFSAPETTIALVNMDGLLLYHGCLEASHVFANNTSNTGGTLVHLELGDLSWQMADEFQESLKSSFFVVETNTDAVLHVSKIILEFGKKEVDSVQQVAVLSVDVIGIGMCLTFTRVQSLLSTALWFKTFLKKPPQSAPPPPVKSEAVKSSSSSSSGKGIQLVKFNLQRCSVNLCGDVTLDNEIVEDPKRVNYGSQGGRVLITELPDGTLRTAKVASATEYKTVTCSVGLEIIQLSLSLNKEKQSTQVELERVTSAYREITTKDGEDTCSLNVALFDMQKAKFVKRAGGGHKEVSSICSLFSATTITARWEPDVHLALVELGLRLKLLMHNHKLQEQEQEQEITKDRERPSVVEKSQKKKKESLFAIDVEMLTVTAEAGDGVETMIQVQSIFSENARIGVLLEGLLFSFNSVRVFKSGRMQLSRIPNGSVKWDYVIQGLDMHICLPFRLQLRAIDDSVEEMIRALKLVAAAKKKILFPFKKESEKSTGANTNAKKPSSSKLGRVKLYVRKLTVEIEEEPLQGWLDEHYHLRKKDAHEMAVRLSFLDNLSKGSESPESVDEEKMQTDGGQDKTSRVTYDASTIEKQKEELYKKSFRSYYEACQNLVISEGTGACHEGFESGFKFSASRTSLFSIIGTALDVTLTAIEGGEAGMIELVQKLDPVARECNVPFARVYGSNLNLQAGSLVVQLRDYSYPLFAATSGKCEGRLVLAQQATPFQPQTLHEVYIGKWRKVEMYRSVSGTTPPMKTFLDLPLHFEKGEVSFGVGFEPPLADLSYAFTVALRRAKLSVRDPNPFIIPPKKEKSLPWWDEMRNYIHGNTTLSFSQTLFNILATTDPYEKSDKFQMSSGYMEIQQSDGRINASAKDLKIFTSSLENLLRNSTTKPPAGEPCAFVVAPSIFLEVAMDWGCDSGTPLNHFLFALPSEGVAREYIYDPFRSTSLSMRVNMALRPCTINVAPHDIVWLIKFINLNYLPPVKLRFFSRYPRFGVPRVARSGNLSLDKVMTEFMLRVDSTPTIIRHISLDESDPAKGLTFKMSKLKSEMYLGRGKQKFTFDSPRDLLVPVYQGIDLHMPKVFLNKDDTTCVIKVQTSKKASQDGEICSSNATGTTDRHRDDGFILSSDYFIVRKQSPKADCSRLLAWREACQKSIEMKYVAAGDDNDEDARERSDPSDDDGYNVVVADNCQRIFVYGLKLLLTIENKNGILSWGGELGKAVAPPKPSPSRQYAQRKLLEETQDQPIQEDVSKTTPTGQAGSPKEASKSDQSPSNPNKVEHQTFEDMAKHVNVDGSEEDEEGTCNFMVNVIEPQFNLHSDEANGRFLLAAASGRVLSREFHKVVNVGIEVIEQAVSNEGDIKQPELIWNRSEVSVMLEHVQAHVAPTDVDPGAGVQWLTKIRKSSPKVKQRTGTLLEQVFMPCDMFCRYTQNKSETQDLKVKPLKELAFNSDNIIASMTSRQFQVINDAFNSLQARPPKHQKSKAAAEDDDEEIEEEGDEAVPDGVEEVDIERVNLEHKERAQNLLYDDIRKLAIPTDTAVDAVENEGDMWMVTAGRSILVQKLRKEVVNAQKARKAAAASLKVVLRKAAAERLMEKEKNKGPSCAMSVSFKLKKVAWSMLLDGKTISEIEINDMERDFDRDYKDIGVARFTIKYCAIKNCLPNAKSDTLLAAWNPPSEWGKKVMIRVDAKLGAPKDGASPIELFQADVYPLKIHLTESMYRVIWGYFFPEEEQDSHRRQEVWKVSTTAGLRRGKKGNEVTKDLEGSSKSHTVDSSASKKGKATHELKRSSSFDKTWEESVAESVANELLEEMRSLEQEELSKPKSKDSKSAKSSKNSKASKTGQEEKKSGKQPSHDKKGKPEVLREFHNIKISQVELLVTYEGPRFAVSDLRLLMDSFHRVEFTGTWKKLFARVQKHVIWSVLKSVTGMQGKKFKDKSTHKEPNLANVPTLDQDSEGDDNLGLRRAADGAGDGFVTSVRGLFSGQRRKAKAFVLRTMRNEGEEPMPGEWSDNEDYSPFARQLTITKTKQLIKRHTKKFYSSKGFSLSSPKDDESDSSDGDPFEDYLEYKAAQEKATQETTAQENVHVEAQNKPENQ; encoded by the exons atgtctCCGGTCAAATTCCTGTTCACGTTCCTCTTCGTAGCACTCGCTTTATGGCTCTTCTTATT ATTGGTTTCGAAGTTAGCGGCTTTGTTTTTGAGCCGGGTCCTGAAAGCATCTGTGGGGTTTAGACTTTGCGGCTTCAGACGCTTGAAGGATGTTAGGATCGACTTCCAAAGG GGGGGTGTTGAATCTGTTTCGGTTGGTGAAATCAAACTTTGCCTACAGCAATCCTTGGTTCAACTAGTAGGAGGAGGTGATTTTATTTCTAAGGACCCGAAACTGCAGCTGCGTATTAGCAACTTAGAAGTTGTTACAAGAGTTTCTGCCAAAAGTTCTAAAAAGACTACACCACGCAAACCGAAAAAGAGTTCTGGCAGTAAGCCAGGGAAAGGAAAGGTGATGGCTGTCGCTAACATGGCGAGATTTTTGTCTCTTTCTATTCGAGACTTGGTCGTCAAG ACACCGAAAGCTACTGTCGAAATTAAAGAATTGGGGGTAGATATGTCTAAAGATCAAGGTTCCAAGCCCTCTATGTATTTGAAGTTGCAAATTTTGCCTATAGCTATCCATCTGGGAGAACCACATGTTACTGCAGGGGATGCATCCACAATAGACAAGTCCTCTGCTCACTTTGTTTGTGAAGAATTTGGTCTCTTGTTTGAGTTTGCTTCTCacag AGAAATGGGCGTGAGTGCTAAAAACGTTGATATATCTTTGGGAGAAATTAGCGTAGACTTAAATGAGGATCTGATTTCCAAAAAGAAGAAACCATCCGACACTCATGTTGATGAACCTCCTGTACAGCCGCCTGCCACTGAATCCGACATTATTGCTAAAAAGGAACAAAAGAAACAAGCTACACTTGCAGCCATCACGAAGAACGCACCTTTCTTCCCTGAAAAG ttTTCGCTCACTCTGCCAAAGTTAGATGTAAAGTTTGTACATAAAGAGCACTGTGTTGTAATGGAGAACAACATTACAGCCGTCCAATTCAAGATCATAAAGTCTCGATCCTTTGAGGATGAAAGCACACGTATCGATCTTCAATTAGATTTCAGTGAGATTCAT ATTCTTAAAGAAGGTGGAAGTTCTGTTATTAATTTACACAAGCTTGCTGTTCTTTCATTCGTTTATATTCCATTACAG CCTACATCGCCTATAAAGTCTGAAATCGACATTAAGCTCGGAGGCACACATTGCAACATAATTATGGCAAGATTAAAGCCATTGATGAAATTGCGCCCCCCAAAGAAGAATAAGACACCGCAAAAAGAAGAAAGTGGACGTCCAGTAAAAGTCCAGTCGGGTGATGATGAATTTAAGGTCCTTGTGTGGACATTCACTTTTTCAGCCCCGGAGACAACCATCGCACTTGTTAATATGGATGGATTGCTGCTTTATCAT GGTTGCTTGGAGGCTTCACATGTCTTTGCCAACAACACATCTAACACAGGAGGCACTCTAGTTCACTTGGAACTGGGTGATTTAAGCTGGCAAATGGCTGATGAATTTCAAGAGTCTTTGAAATCAAGCTTCTTTGTGGTGGAAACAAACACGGATGCAGTGTTGCATGTATCAAAGATCATTCTGGAATTCGGCAAAAAGGAAGTAGATTCAGTTCAACAAGTAGCAGTACTCTCTGTGGATGTAATCGGTATTGGTATGTGCTTAACATTCACACGTGTCCAGTCCTTATTATCTACCGCTTTATGGTTCAAGACATTCTTAAAGAAGCCCCCCCAATCTGCTCCACCACCTCCTGTTAAAAGTGAAGCGgttaaatcatcatcatcatcatcatcggggAAAGGGATCCAGCTGGTAAAATTCAATCTCCAACGGTGTTCAGTAAATCTATGTGGTGACGTAACTCTGGATAATGAAATTGTGGAGGATCCCAAGCGTGTAAATTATGGATCACAAGGTGGTCGCGTTCTTATCACTGAATTACCTGATGGAACTCTACGTACGGCAAAAGTAGCGTCGGCCACTGAATACAAAACAGTTACGTGTTCCGTCGGACTAGAGATCATCCAGCTGAGTTTGTCTCTGAACAAGGAGAAACAGTCAACTCAAGTGGAGCTTGAAAGAGTCACGTCAGCATACCGTGAGATTACTACAAAAGATGGCGAAGACACGTGCAGCCTAAATGTGGCTTTGTTTGACATGCAGAAAGCAAAGTTTGTAAAGCGAGCTGGCGGGGGGCATAAAGAGGTATCATCCATTTGCTCGCTTTTCAGTGCGACTACCATCACCGCCAGGTGGGAGCCGGATGTTCATTTAGCATTGGTTGAACTCGGGTTGCGGTTGAAGCTCCTCATGCACAATCATAAGCTTcaagaacaagaacaagaacaagaGATCACAAAGGATCGTGAAAGACCCTCGGTGGTCGAAAAgagccaaaagaaaaagaaagaatcTCTTTTTGCTATTGATGTGGAGATGCTTACTGTCACTGCTGAAGCTGGAGATGGTGTCGAGACCATGATTCAGGTTCAGTCCATTTTTTCTGAAAATGCACGAATTGGTGTGCTTTTGGAGGGATTGTTGTTTAGTTTCAATTCAGTGAGAGTTTTCAAAAGTGGTAGAATGCAACTTTCTCGAATCCCCAATGGATCCGTCAAATGGGATTATGTGATTCAAGGTCTCGATATGCATATTTGCTTGCCGTTTAGGTTGCAGTTGCGTGCTATTGACGATTCTGTTGAGGAAATGATCCGAGCGTTAAAGCTTGTTGCAGCAGCTAAAAAGAAAATATTATTTCCTTTCAAGAAAGAAAGTGAGAAGAGTACGGGTGCAAACACAAACGCGAAAAAACCAAGCTCGTCAAAGCTTGGGCGTGTGAAGTTGTATGTAAGGAAACTAACCGTTGAAATTGAGGAAGAACCGTTACAAGGGTGGCTTGATGAACACTATCATTTAAGGAAGAAGGATGCTCATGAAATGGCTGTTCGATTAAGCTTTCTAGATAATTTATCGAAAGGGAGCGAATCACCTGAAAGTGTAGATGAAGAAAAAATGCAAACAGATGGGGGGCAAGATAAGACGTCACGTGTCACTTATGACGCATCAAccattgaaaaacaaaaggaggagctttataaaaaatcatttcgGTCTTATTACGAAGCGTGTCAAAATCTTGTGATTTCAGAAGGAACGGGTGCATGTCACGAAGGATTTGAGTCGGGGTTTAAGTTTAGTGCATCAAGAACGTCTCTTTTCTCAATCATTGGTACAGCCCTTGATGTAACGTTGACAGCAATTGAAGGTGGGGAGGCGGGGATGATAGAACTAGTACAAAAACTTGATCCAGTTGCTCGTGAATGTAATGTTCCATTTGCTCGTGTTTATGGAAGTAACCTTAATTTGCAGGCAGGatctcttgttgttcaattaagAGACTATTCATATCCCCTTTTTGCCGCAACTTCTGGTAAATGTGAAGGTCGCCTCGTGCTAGCTCAACAG GCAACACCTTTTCAGCCGCAAACTCTGCATGAAGTGTATATCGGTAAATGGAGGAAAGTGGAAATGTATCGTTCTGTTAGCGGGACAACGCCACCAATGAAAACATTTCTGGATTTACCATTGCATTTTGAGAAAGGTGAGGTATCCTTTGGTGTGGGCTTTGAACCACCATTAGCTGATTTGAGCTATGCCTTCACTGTGGCTTTACGTAGGGCCAAATTAAGTGTTAGAGACCCGAATCCTTTCATTATTCCCCCAAAGAAAGAAAAAAGTTTGCCATGGTGGGACGAAATGAGAAATTATATTCATGGAAACACAACCTTATCTTTCTCTCAAACCTTATTTAATATTCTCGCCACAACTGATCCTTATGAAAAGTCTGATAAGTTCCAAATGTCTTCTGGATACATGGAAATCCAACAGTCAGATGGGCGTATTAATGCTTCCGCAAAAGACTTGAAGATATTTACAAGCAGTTTAGAGAATTTGCTAAGAAATTCAACCACCAAACCGCCAGCTGGCGAACCGTGCGCTTTCGTAGTGGCCCCGTCTATTTTTCTTGAAGTTGCAATGGACTGGGGTTGTGATTCTGGTACCCCACTTAACCATTTTTTGTTTGCGCTTCCGTctgaaggtgttgctcgtgaatATATATATGATCCTTTTAGATCTACTTCACTCTCCATGCGGGTAAATATGGCCCTTAGGCCTTGTACAATAAATGTTGCTCCTCATGATATTGTTTGGCTTATAAAGTTCATTAACTTAAATTACCTCCCTCCtgtaaaattacgttttttctcTCGTTACCCGCGTTTTGGTGTCCCAAGAGTTGCGAGATCTGGCAACCTGTCATTAGACAAAGTGATGACAGAATTTATGCTTCGTGTTGATTCAACTCCAACCATTATAAGGCATATATCGTTAGACGAAAGTGATCCAGCTAAAGGGTTGACTTTCAAAATGTCAAAGCTAAAATCCGAAATGTATTTGGGTCGTGGAAAGCAAAAGTTTACATTTGATAGCCCACGTGATCTTCTCGTTCCTGTTTACCAGGGGATTGATCTTCATATGCCTAAGGTATTTCTGAATAAAGATGATACCACATGTGTTATTAAAGTTCAAACATCTAAAAAAGCCTCACAAGATGGAGAAATATGTAGTAGTAATGCAACTGGAACCACAGATAGACATCGGGATGACGGGTTTATATTATCATCCGATTATTTTATTGTCAGAAAACAATCCCCCAAGGCAGATTGTTCTAGATTATTAGCATGGAGAGAAGCTTGCCAAAAAAGTATAGAAATGAAATATGTGGCAGCTGGAGACGATAATGATGAAGACGCACGAGAAAGATCAGACCCTAGCGATGATGACGGATATAACGTGGTGGTAGCGGATAATTGTCAACGGATTTTTGTTTATGGATTGAAGCTTCTTTTGACTATTGAAAACAAAAACGGTATTTTGTCATGGGGTGGTGAGTTAGGTAAAGCGGTTGCGCCACCAAAACCCTCTCCTTCTCGTCAATATGCCCAAAGGAAACTGCTTGAGGAGACCCAGGATCAACCCATTCAAGAGGATGTCTCAAAGACGACACCTACTGGTCAAGCAGGAAGTCCGAAGGAAGCATCAAAGTCAGATCAGTCTCCATCAAATCCAAATAAAGTAGAGCATCAAACGTTTGAAGATATGGCAAAACATGTGAATGTTGATGGCTCTGAGGAGGACGAGGAGGGCACATGTAATTTTATGGTAAATGTTATTGAGCCGCAATTCAATCTTCACTCGGATGAAGCCAAT GGTAGATTTTTACTTGCTGCTGCTAGTGGGCGAGTTTTATCTCGCGAATTTCATAAAGTTGTTAATGTTGGCATAGAGGTGATCGAACAAGCAGTGAGCAATGAAGGGGACATTAAGCAACCTGAATTGATATGGAACCGGTCAGAGGTGTCGGTGATGTTGGAACATGTGCAGGCTCACGTGGCTCCGACTGATGTTGACCCTGGGGCGGGGGTCCAGTGGCTAACAAAGATACGTAAAAGCTCCCCTAAAGTAAAGCAGCGAACTGGAACTTTACTTGAACAAGTGTTCATGCCATGTGACATGTTCTGCCGTTACACCCAGAACAAAAGTGAAACTCAGGATTTAAAG GTAAAACCTTTGAAGGAACTTGCATTTAATTCTGATAATATAATAGCGAGCATGACGTCTCGCCAGTTTCAAGTTATTAATGATGCCTTTAACAGTCTACAGGCCAGACCTCCCAA GCATCAGAAAAGCAAAGCAGcagcagaagatgatgatgaagagataGAGGAGGAAGGTGATGAGGCGGTTCCTGATGGCGTTGAAGAGGTAGATATAGAACGAGTCAACCTTGAACACAAGGAACGAGCCCAAAACTTGCTTTATGATGATATACGGAAGCTTGCTATTCCTACTGATACTGCTGTAGATGCAGTCGAAAATGAAGGTGATATGTGGATGGTAACTGCTGGCAGATCCATACTG GTGCAAAAACTTAGGAAAGAAGTGGTAAATGCACAAAAAGCGAGAAAGGCTGCGGCTGCTTCTTTGAAGGTGGTTTTGAGGAAAGCTGCTGCAGAAAGGCTAATGGAGAAAGAGAAGAATAAAGGGCCGTCGTGTGCTATGAGCGTATCCTTCAAATTGAAAAAGGTGGCATGGAGCATGCTTTTGGATGGGAAAACTATTTCCGAGATCGAGATAAATGACATGGAAAGG GATTTCGATAGAGATTATAAAGATATTGGTGTTGCTAGATTCACAATAAAGTATTGTGCTATAAAAAACTGCCTGCCTAATGCTAAATCTGACACTCTTCTGGCAGCATGGAATCCACCTTCAGAATGGGGAAA GAAAGTGATGATTCGAGTAGACGCAAAACTAGGTGCGCCAAAGGATGGTGCCTCACCTATCGAACTTTTTCAG gcAGACGTTTACCCGTTGAAAATACATTTGACTGAGTCGATGTACCGTGTGATCTGGGGATATTTCTTTCCAGAGGAGGAACAAGATAGCCACCGGCGCCAG GAAGTTTGGAAGGTCTCAACAACCGCGGGCTTACGTCGTGGCAAAAAAGGGAACGAGGTTACAAAAGATCTAGAGGGCTCCTCCAAATCACACACGGTTGATTCCTCG GCATCAAAGAAAGGGAAAGCAACACACGAGTTGAAAAGAAGTTCGTCTTTCGATAAAACATGGGAAGAAAGCGTAGCGGAATCCGTAGCTAATGAGCTTCTAGAAGAAATGCGTTCTCTAGAGCAGGAAGAACTGAGTAAACCTAAATCCAAGGATTCAAAATCGGCAAAATCTTCAAAAAATTCAAAAGCTTCTAAAACGGGTCAAGAAGAAAAGAAGTCCGGAAAACAACCAAGTCATGACAAAAAAGGCAAGCCTGAGGTGTTGAGAGAGTTTCATAACATCAAGATAAGTCAGGTGGAATTACTAGTGACTTACGAAGGGCCTAGATTTGCTGTAAGTGATCTGAGGCTGCTGATGGATTCATTCCATCGTGTTGAATTCACCGGAACTTGGAAGAAGCTGTTTGCCAGAGTTCAGAAGCATGTTATCTGGAGTGTCCTCAAGTCGGTCACGGGAATGCAG GGTAAGAAGTTCAAAGATAAGTCAACGCACAAAGAACCGAATCTGGCAAATGTCCCTACCCTTGATCAGGACAGCGAGGGTGATGATAATCTTGGTTTGAGGCGAGCGGCTGATGGTGCAGGGGATGGATTTGTGACCTCGGTCAGAGGATTATTCTCTGGACAACGGCGTAAGGCCAAGGCCTTTGTGCTTAGGACCATGAGAAATGAAGGAGAAGAGCCAATGCCTGGTGAATGGAGTGATAATGAAGATTATTCTCCTTTCGCTAGACAGCTCACCATAACAAAGACTAAGCAGCTTATTAAACGCCACACCAAAAAGTTTTACTCAAGCAAAG GTTTTTCTCTATCTTCACCAAAAGACGATGAAAGTGATTCTTCGGATGGTGATCCTTTCGAGGATTACCTTGAGTACAAGGCTGCCCAAGAGAAAGCTACCCAAGAAACTACTGCCCAAGAAAACGTTCACGTCGAGGCCCAAAACAAACCTGAAAATCAatga